One genomic window of Myxococcus stipitatus includes the following:
- a CDS encoding YihY/virulence factor BrkB family protein, with the protein MVLPGKGMGWVEFFKRLKDEWKRDDVSDVAGALTFRAVLALFPFLLFLVSLAGVLIDPNQAQVLIQELGRVAPKEVTTILGQRIQSLADSNPVGLLTVGGLGAVWAASGGIVALMDALNTAYGVEEKRPMWKLRLIAVSTTLVAAVVAIVAALAAVATPALARKLPDPAATIAQWLRLPVAGLLMMFLWAVLYYVLPDVKQKFRFITPGSVVGVIIWVTASWGFSKYVANFGKYDVNYGAIGGVIVLLLWMWLSSQVVLLGAEINAILEQRSPEGKAPGQRAPEQGKAVLATKTELEEEGAKLPGSREFQPVVDPRTGQPVAATAPPRLGQTPLVAAAKWAAGLGLGVFFLRRSTSR; encoded by the coding sequence ATGGTGCTCCCTGGGAAGGGCATGGGGTGGGTGGAGTTCTTCAAGCGCCTCAAGGACGAGTGGAAGCGCGACGACGTCAGCGACGTGGCGGGGGCCTTGACGTTCCGCGCCGTGCTGGCGCTGTTCCCCTTCCTGTTGTTCCTCGTGTCGCTGGCCGGCGTGCTCATCGACCCCAACCAGGCCCAGGTGCTCATCCAGGAGCTGGGCAGGGTTGCGCCCAAGGAGGTCACGACCATCCTCGGTCAGCGCATCCAGTCGCTGGCGGACAGCAACCCGGTGGGGCTCTTGACGGTGGGCGGCCTGGGCGCGGTGTGGGCCGCGTCGGGGGGCATCGTCGCGCTGATGGACGCGCTGAACACGGCCTATGGGGTGGAGGAGAAGCGGCCGATGTGGAAGCTGCGGCTCATCGCGGTGTCGACGACGCTGGTGGCCGCGGTGGTGGCCATCGTCGCGGCGCTGGCGGCGGTGGCGACGCCCGCGCTGGCGCGCAAGCTCCCGGACCCGGCCGCCACCATCGCCCAGTGGCTGCGGCTCCCGGTGGCGGGGCTGCTGATGATGTTCCTGTGGGCGGTGCTCTACTACGTGCTGCCGGACGTGAAGCAGAAGTTCCGGTTCATCACCCCGGGCTCCGTGGTGGGCGTCATCATCTGGGTGACCGCGTCGTGGGGCTTCTCCAAGTACGTGGCCAACTTCGGCAAGTACGACGTGAACTACGGCGCCATCGGCGGCGTCATCGTCCTGCTGCTGTGGATGTGGCTGTCCTCGCAGGTGGTGCTGCTGGGCGCGGAGATCAACGCCATCCTCGAGCAGCGCTCGCCGGAGGGGAAGGCCCCGGGGCAACGCGCTCCGGAGCAGGGCAAGGCGGTGCTGGCCACCAAGACGGAACTGGAGGAGGAGGGGGCGAAGCTCCCCGGCTCGCGCGAGTTCCAGCCGGTGGTGGACCCACGGACCGGGCAGCCCGTGGCGGCCACCGCGCCGCCGAGGCTCGGGCAGACGCCGCTGGTCGCCGCCGCGAAGTGGGCCGCGGGCCTGGGGCTGGGGGTCTTCTTCCTCCGGCGGAGCACCTCGCGCTGA
- a CDS encoding alpha/beta fold hydrolase, with protein sequence MTKALELEEWGGTGPVLHLAHANGFPPGTYRKLIEALKSRYRVVTVRTRCLVPGSQPSDLRTWEDMADDLLEALRAARLEGIVGVGHSMGGVATLLASVKAPTLFRAIVALDPVLITGKRAALLRLLTWLGQRHRVPPASLARRRREHWGSREEAGDSYRRKPLFRSFDPECFQDYLAHGLTEEPGGGVRLTIPRAWEARVFETSPKDVWRSLRSVTVPTLIVRGRESATLTPQGLERARRTLPGVQVDELPGGHLFPLEHPDATVRRVLAFLAEREPGADAARLAR encoded by the coding sequence ATGACCAAGGCACTCGAGCTGGAGGAGTGGGGCGGCACGGGCCCCGTGCTGCACCTGGCGCATGCGAACGGCTTCCCGCCGGGGACCTACCGCAAGCTCATCGAGGCGTTGAAGTCGCGCTACCGCGTGGTCACCGTGCGCACGCGCTGTCTGGTCCCTGGCTCCCAGCCCTCGGACCTGCGGACGTGGGAGGACATGGCCGACGACCTCCTCGAGGCCCTGCGCGCCGCGCGCCTGGAGGGCATCGTCGGGGTGGGGCACAGCATGGGCGGCGTGGCGACGCTCCTCGCCTCGGTGAAGGCGCCCACGCTGTTCCGCGCCATCGTCGCGCTCGACCCCGTGCTCATCACCGGGAAGCGCGCGGCGCTGCTGCGGCTGCTCACGTGGCTGGGGCAGCGTCACCGCGTGCCGCCCGCGAGCCTCGCGCGCCGCCGCCGTGAGCACTGGGGTTCACGCGAGGAGGCGGGGGACAGCTACCGCCGCAAGCCCCTGTTCCGGAGCTTCGACCCGGAGTGCTTCCAGGACTACCTCGCCCATGGACTCACGGAGGAGCCCGGAGGCGGCGTGCGGCTCACCATCCCCCGGGCCTGGGAGGCGCGCGTGTTCGAGACGAGCCCGAAGGACGTCTGGCGCTCGCTGCGCTCCGTCACTGTGCCCACGTTGATCGTCCGTGGCCGGGAGTCGGCGACGCTCACGCCCCAGGGGCTCGAGCGCGCCCGGCGCACGCTCCCGGGTGTCCAGGTGGACGAGCTGCCCGGAGGGCACCTGTTCCCGCTGGAGCACCCGGACGCGACCGTGCGCCGCGTGCTCGCGTTCCTCGCGGAGCGGGAGCCCGGAGCGGACGCGGCGCGGCTGGCGCGGTGA
- a CDS encoding RrF2 family transcriptional regulator yields the protein MNSRFTMAAHIVAMLAKECDQAREPITSETMARSIQTNPVVVRRLLGDLGRAGLVETKRGARGGVKLARRPETITLRDVYEAVEEGVELFGRHPTEPSAECVVGACVADYLEGVFGRAEAALKKSLEETTVAQMSAALMTRFRETEGAGQAS from the coding sequence GTGAACAGCCGATTCACCATGGCGGCGCACATCGTGGCGATGCTCGCGAAGGAGTGTGACCAGGCGCGTGAGCCCATCACCTCCGAGACGATGGCGCGCAGCATCCAGACGAACCCCGTGGTGGTGCGGCGGCTGTTGGGCGACCTGGGCCGTGCGGGCCTGGTGGAGACGAAGCGGGGCGCGCGGGGCGGGGTGAAGCTGGCCCGGCGTCCGGAGACCATCACCCTGCGTGACGTCTACGAGGCCGTGGAGGAGGGCGTGGAGCTGTTCGGCCGCCACCCCACCGAGCCCTCGGCGGAGTGCGTCGTGGGCGCCTGCGTGGCGGACTACCTGGAGGGAGTCTTCGGCCGCGCGGAGGCGGCGCTGAAGAAGAGCCTGGAGGAGACCACCGTGGCGCAGATGTCCGCCGCGCTGATGACCCGCTTCCGGGAGACCGAAGGGGCGGGACAGGCCAGCTGA
- a CDS encoding ABC-F family ATP-binding cassette domain-containing protein — MFNVINVSKAYGPKKLFEEVNVTFSAGRRYGLTGPNGAGKSTFMKILAGDEEADMGSIVRPRKLGILRQDHFRYEEDRVLDVVLMGNGPLWKAMSEKNQLLAKSDITEEDGNRLGELEGVIAEEDGYSAESDAATLLAGLGIEESTHEGPMRQLTGGLKLRVLLAQALFGKPEGLLLDEPTNNLDIDSIRWLENFLHEYEGVLITISHDRHFLNSICTHIADIDYETIIQYTGGYDDMVRQKAQVRGRIESETAEKKKKIAQLQDFVARFSAGTRASQVQSRIKQIEKLKSDDLKRSNIARPFIRFDQKVVSGKQTLMVEGISKSFDGTPVIRPFNALVCKGEKVCVIGRNGVGKSTLVKMIAGQLEPDSGKIGWGHQASVGYLPQDHHGVVRKGTTCFGWLRDLHDKLTNEEISGVLGRMLFSGEERMKNTDTLSGGETVRLLLSKLMIMQDNVLVLDEPTNHLDLESISALAEGLQKYEGTVIVVTHDQELISEVATRVWSLQAGQEVLDFNGPYSEFLEKHADAALRRR, encoded by the coding sequence ATGTTCAACGTCATCAACGTCTCCAAGGCCTACGGGCCCAAGAAGCTCTTCGAGGAGGTGAACGTCACCTTCTCCGCGGGCCGCCGCTACGGCCTGACGGGCCCCAACGGGGCCGGCAAGTCCACGTTCATGAAGATCCTCGCCGGAGACGAGGAAGCGGACATGGGCAGCATCGTCCGCCCCCGCAAGCTGGGCATCCTCCGCCAGGACCACTTCCGCTACGAGGAGGACCGCGTCCTCGACGTGGTGCTCATGGGCAACGGCCCGCTGTGGAAGGCCATGTCGGAGAAGAACCAGCTGCTGGCCAAGTCCGACATCACCGAGGAGGACGGCAACCGGCTGGGCGAGCTGGAGGGCGTCATCGCCGAGGAGGACGGCTACTCCGCGGAGAGCGACGCGGCGACGCTGCTGGCGGGTCTGGGCATCGAGGAGTCGACGCACGAGGGCCCGATGCGACAGCTGACCGGCGGCCTCAAGCTGCGCGTGCTGCTCGCCCAGGCGCTGTTCGGCAAGCCGGAAGGGCTGCTGCTCGACGAGCCCACGAACAACCTGGACATCGACTCCATCCGCTGGCTGGAGAACTTCCTCCACGAGTACGAGGGCGTGCTCATCACCATCAGCCACGACCGGCACTTCCTCAACTCCATCTGCACGCACATCGCGGACATCGACTACGAAACCATCATCCAGTACACGGGTGGTTACGACGACATGGTGCGCCAGAAGGCGCAGGTGCGCGGCCGCATCGAGTCCGAGACGGCGGAGAAGAAGAAGAAGATCGCCCAGCTCCAGGACTTCGTCGCCCGCTTCAGCGCGGGTACGCGCGCCTCGCAGGTGCAGAGCCGCATCAAGCAGATCGAGAAGCTCAAGTCGGACGACCTCAAGCGCTCGAACATCGCGCGGCCCTTCATCCGCTTCGACCAGAAGGTGGTCAGCGGCAAGCAGACGCTGATGGTCGAGGGCATCAGCAAGTCCTTCGACGGCACGCCGGTCATCCGCCCCTTCAACGCGCTGGTGTGCAAGGGCGAGAAGGTGTGCGTCATCGGCCGCAACGGCGTGGGCAAGTCCACCCTGGTGAAGATGATCGCCGGCCAGCTGGAGCCGGACTCCGGGAAGATTGGCTGGGGTCACCAGGCGTCGGTGGGCTACCTGCCGCAGGACCACCACGGCGTGGTGCGCAAGGGCACCACGTGCTTCGGCTGGCTGCGCGACCTGCACGACAAGCTCACCAACGAGGAGATCTCCGGCGTGCTGGGCCGCATGCTCTTCTCCGGTGAGGAGCGCATGAAGAACACCGACACGCTCTCCGGTGGCGAGACGGTGCGCCTGTTGCTCTCCAAGCTGATGATCATGCAGGACAACGTGCTGGTGCTCGACGAGCCCACCAACCACCTCGACCTGGAGTCCATCTCCGCGCTGGCCGAGGGCCTCCAGAAGTACGAGGGCACCGTCATCGTCGTCACCCACGACCAGGAGCTCATCTCCGAGGTCGCCACCCGCGTCTGGTCGCTCCAGGCGGGCCAGGAGGTGCTCGACTTCAACGGCCCCTACTCGGAGTTCCTCGAGAAGCACGCCGACGCGGCGCTCCGCCGCCGGTAG
- a CDS encoding Kelch repeat-containing protein translates to MKPGSWTAPLLVGALVLLGSCVDFDEGEKTYCKNHPAICSPVFEATPTKVAYVEKKGTLSFHAVAKDPGGDALVFTWAANVGTFGAARDTATTTDITWTAPECVPPEGATFTLTARSVREASADVTFSAIGLAECPTMTETDGLPAARSGHTATLLYSGNVLVTGGEASGAVLGNADLYSPREQAWLPEAGLPTARAAHVAVRLGAGEVLLIGGRNANGVIKAADLYHPDQPPHLAWTAAPSPATGRYGHAAVLMSDSRVLVTGGSDDTALVATAEIYTPPQAPDWTPKWHVTRNPPVARDHPVATTLGEELSLVLVTGGTTGPGQYPSSADVFDSVSETWFQIDSMGEGRLGHTATLLPSGLVLVTGGTNEKGVLASSVLIDVPNRQVLTAGSLSTARQGHTATLLLTGQVLVTGGMDASGRAITSAELFDPETKAWTTTKPLVTARRDHTAVLMGTGKVLMVGGLGVSGALSSVEVYDPGTLTWTPTALMPVARERTTATRLESGAVLVIGGRNETPVSTTTLRVVDLYDAVTGTWSSRAPMPVAREDHTATLLPSGKVLVVGGSNGANPVRDVVSFDPALNSWESEGQLAQGRTFHTATLLPSGKVLVVGGRDGTGALATVESYVPGSKEWKPAKAMHEARWDHTETLLPSGKVLVTGGYTLVGDKVTPLRSAEVYDPDKDTWESVASMVDLRGGHTATLLRTGKVLVAGGYKDRTPDAPKTLDSAELFDPSSGTWTSVGELVENRGGHTATLLDSGKVLVAGGYGGFDDLYFISLCELYDPVTQEWTAISSLMTPREDPGVVLLRSGKVLMVGGHGYDLSQVQTELFMP, encoded by the coding sequence ATGAAGCCGGGTTCCTGGACGGCCCCACTGCTCGTGGGGGCCCTGGTGCTGCTCGGAAGCTGTGTCGACTTCGACGAAGGAGAGAAGACGTACTGCAAGAACCATCCGGCCATCTGCTCGCCCGTGTTCGAGGCGACGCCGACCAAGGTGGCCTATGTCGAGAAGAAGGGGACGCTGAGCTTCCACGCTGTCGCGAAGGACCCCGGCGGAGACGCGCTCGTGTTCACCTGGGCGGCGAACGTGGGGACGTTCGGGGCGGCGCGGGACACCGCGACGACGACGGACATCACCTGGACCGCGCCCGAGTGCGTGCCTCCCGAGGGGGCGACGTTCACGCTCACCGCGCGCAGCGTCCGAGAGGCGTCCGCCGACGTGACGTTTTCGGCCATCGGCCTCGCCGAGTGTCCGACCATGACGGAAACGGACGGACTCCCGGCGGCGCGCTCGGGCCACACCGCGACGCTGCTGTACTCGGGCAACGTGCTGGTGACGGGAGGCGAGGCCTCGGGCGCGGTGCTCGGGAACGCGGACCTCTATTCCCCCAGGGAGCAAGCCTGGCTTCCCGAGGCCGGACTTCCCACCGCGCGCGCGGCGCACGTGGCGGTCCGCCTGGGGGCGGGCGAGGTGCTGCTCATCGGGGGACGCAATGCCAATGGCGTCATCAAGGCGGCGGACCTGTACCATCCCGATCAGCCTCCGCATCTCGCATGGACAGCCGCCCCGAGTCCCGCGACAGGTCGCTACGGCCACGCCGCGGTGCTCATGAGCGATTCGCGTGTGCTGGTGACAGGGGGGAGCGATGACACGGCCCTCGTCGCCACGGCGGAGATCTACACCCCGCCACAGGCACCCGACTGGACCCCGAAGTGGCACGTCACGCGCAACCCACCCGTGGCTCGCGACCATCCCGTGGCGACCACGCTGGGCGAGGAGCTGAGTCTGGTCCTGGTGACAGGTGGAACGACGGGGCCAGGGCAGTATCCGAGCAGCGCGGACGTCTTCGATTCAGTGTCGGAGACCTGGTTCCAGATCGATTCGATGGGCGAGGGACGGCTCGGACACACGGCGACCCTGCTTCCGTCGGGGCTGGTGCTGGTGACGGGCGGCACCAACGAGAAAGGCGTGTTGGCTTCCTCGGTGCTGATCGACGTCCCGAATCGTCAGGTGCTCACGGCCGGCTCGCTTTCGACGGCGCGACAGGGCCATACGGCGACGTTGCTGCTGACCGGCCAGGTGCTGGTCACGGGAGGGATGGACGCCAGTGGGAGGGCCATCACCTCCGCGGAGCTCTTCGACCCGGAGACGAAGGCGTGGACGACGACGAAGCCCCTCGTGACGGCGCGACGTGACCACACCGCGGTCCTGATGGGGACAGGAAAGGTGCTGATGGTGGGGGGGCTCGGCGTCAGTGGCGCGCTCTCCTCGGTCGAGGTCTACGACCCCGGGACGTTGACCTGGACCCCTACCGCGTTGATGCCCGTGGCGCGTGAGCGGACCACGGCCACGCGCCTCGAGTCGGGGGCCGTCCTGGTCATCGGGGGCCGCAACGAGACCCCGGTCTCCACGACCACCCTGCGCGTGGTCGACCTGTACGATGCCGTGACGGGGACGTGGTCGTCCCGCGCGCCCATGCCGGTCGCGCGAGAAGACCACACGGCGACGCTCCTTCCGTCGGGGAAGGTGCTGGTGGTCGGCGGTTCGAATGGCGCGAACCCCGTGCGGGACGTGGTGAGCTTCGATCCGGCGCTGAACTCCTGGGAGTCGGAGGGGCAGCTCGCGCAGGGGCGGACGTTCCACACGGCCACGCTCCTGCCCTCGGGCAAGGTCCTCGTGGTGGGAGGTCGGGACGGTACGGGCGCACTCGCCACGGTGGAGTCGTACGTCCCCGGGTCGAAGGAGTGGAAGCCCGCGAAGGCCATGCATGAGGCCCGCTGGGACCACACCGAGACGCTCCTGCCCTCGGGCAAGGTCCTGGTGACGGGCGGCTACACGCTCGTGGGGGACAAGGTGACGCCCCTGCGGTCGGCGGAGGTCTATGACCCGGACAAGGACACGTGGGAGTCCGTGGCCAGCATGGTGGACCTCCGAGGAGGCCACACGGCGACCTTGCTGCGCACGGGGAAGGTGCTGGTCGCCGGCGGGTACAAGGACAGGACGCCCGACGCGCCGAAGACGTTGGATTCGGCCGAGCTCTTCGATCCGTCTTCCGGAACCTGGACGTCCGTGGGGGAGCTGGTGGAGAACCGCGGCGGCCACACCGCCACGCTTCTCGATTCCGGAAAGGTCCTCGTGGCGGGTGGCTACGGGGGCTTCGACGACCTGTACTTCATCAGCCTCTGCGAGCTGTACGACCCGGTCACCCAGGAGTGGACGGCCATCAGCAGCCTCATGACTCCGCGTGAGGACCCCGGGGTCGTGCTGCTGCGGTCCGGCAAGGTGCTGATGGTCGGAGGGCACGGCTACGACCTCTCGCAGGTGCAGACGGAGCTGTTCATGCCGTGA
- the tgt gene encoding tRNA guanosine(34) transglycosylase Tgt has translation MAVRFELVTTDPTGARAGVLHTRRGSFNTPMFMPVATHAAFRHLAMEEVKETGASILLANTYHLMLRPGAEVFKRFGGIHPFMQWDGGVLTDSGGFQIFSLPEDRLITEKGAHFRSFYDNSRQLLSPESSIAMQQAINSEIMMVLDVCIDSRTDEAGTREAMERTHRWAVRSLAAKAKVDTGQALFGIVQGGVFPNLRDESAAFLTKLPFDGFAIGGLAVGETKVEREEMTLRTTASLPADKPRYLMGVGTPTDLIEAVLRGVDMFDCIIPTKMAQQGYAYTFQGLVRITRSVYRLADEPLDAECDCYVCKRYTRGYLQHLMRGKHHLGSRFLSVHNVRHYQKLMGRIRAGILSGTYDQVSRELKAAVATPKDLKEEASARSVTLKEVG, from the coding sequence ATGGCCGTCCGCTTCGAGCTCGTCACCACCGACCCCACCGGCGCCCGCGCCGGCGTGCTGCACACCCGCCGCGGCTCCTTCAACACCCCCATGTTCATGCCGGTGGCGACCCACGCCGCCTTCCGGCACCTGGCCATGGAGGAGGTGAAGGAGACCGGCGCCAGCATCCTGCTGGCGAACACCTACCACCTGATGCTCCGGCCCGGCGCGGAGGTGTTCAAGCGCTTCGGAGGCATCCACCCGTTCATGCAGTGGGACGGCGGCGTGCTCACCGACTCCGGCGGGTTCCAGATCTTCTCGCTGCCCGAGGACCGCCTCATTACGGAGAAGGGCGCGCACTTCCGCAGCTTCTACGACAACAGCCGGCAGCTGTTGAGCCCGGAGTCGAGCATCGCCATGCAGCAGGCGATCAACTCCGAAATCATGATGGTGTTGGACGTGTGCATCGACTCGCGCACGGACGAGGCGGGCACGCGCGAGGCGATGGAGCGCACCCACCGGTGGGCGGTGCGCAGCCTGGCGGCGAAGGCGAAGGTGGACACGGGGCAGGCGCTGTTCGGCATCGTCCAGGGCGGTGTGTTCCCGAACCTGCGCGACGAGAGCGCGGCGTTCCTGACGAAGCTGCCCTTCGACGGCTTCGCCATCGGCGGGCTGGCGGTGGGCGAGACGAAGGTGGAGCGCGAGGAGATGACCCTGCGCACCACCGCTTCGCTGCCGGCGGACAAGCCGCGCTACCTGATGGGCGTGGGCACGCCCACCGACCTCATCGAGGCGGTGCTGCGCGGCGTGGACATGTTCGACTGCATCATCCCCACGAAGATGGCGCAGCAGGGCTACGCGTACACCTTCCAGGGCCTGGTGCGCATCACCCGCAGCGTGTACCGGCTGGCGGACGAGCCGCTCGACGCGGAGTGCGACTGCTACGTGTGCAAGCGCTACACGCGCGGCTACCTCCAGCACCTGATGCGGGGCAAGCACCACCTGGGCTCGCGCTTCCTGTCGGTGCACAACGTGCGGCACTACCAGAAGCTCATGGGCCGCATCCGCGCGGGCATCCTCTCCGGCACCTATGACCAGGTATCGCGCGAGTTGAAGGCGGCTGTCGCCACGCCCAAGGACCTGAAGGAAGAGGCGAGCGCGCGGTCGGTGACGCTGAAGGAGGTCGGGTGA
- a CDS encoding PEGA domain-containing protein: MFVASLLSVSLALVAGATPGTTASTRAETPAQTLWLVQPMYPGQDSLVKRTEEGITGLLPEDVKPRQLIGSAALANHLRGRTGDLSCLAGGARCREPLEAYLTSLGLERVVLLQVGQDDAGYRLRATSVRPETGARAQAETSNPSFDKALAGALVKFLSLNATVEARTKPAGATVFIDGVKMGVTPYSTEVLPGEHTFRFELASHLPSEATRVVASREHITLEPALEKVPARLVVKALPEGAEIYVDGERVGTDAVDRGVQPGTRTLRLALEGYEPQEVQAEIAPGATYTLERALKPTSMQAFKLAMRRRQEATLARHSYLEASYELTTLTSDTLETRPMGSNGGLDAVRTQNVRSPGKRRMRGLGLEYGHYGQYFGVMFVGTTWYSTGDTWTVGVNVPPGVEGPGVDGLTQFDTKVQMLSLRALQPQLRYVVGPVSFAIQAGVEVRGLLMEEEDDGSGLSPRFKDGLYAIDVHAGGQATARVFIYEGLYLSAAYQRGFSLLSKISGTSNFRGGVGYAF; encoded by the coding sequence ATGTTCGTTGCTTCGCTCCTGAGTGTCAGCCTGGCCCTGGTGGCCGGCGCCACGCCAGGCACCACGGCCTCCACTCGCGCGGAGACACCCGCGCAGACGCTGTGGCTCGTTCAGCCGATGTATCCGGGCCAGGACTCCCTGGTGAAGCGGACGGAGGAGGGCATCACCGGGCTGTTGCCGGAGGACGTGAAGCCCCGTCAGCTCATCGGCTCGGCGGCGCTGGCCAACCACCTGAGGGGCCGGACGGGAGACCTGTCGTGCCTGGCCGGCGGGGCGCGCTGCCGGGAGCCGCTGGAGGCCTACCTGACGTCGTTGGGGTTGGAGCGCGTGGTGCTGCTCCAGGTGGGCCAGGACGACGCGGGCTACCGCCTGCGCGCCACCAGCGTGCGCCCGGAGACGGGCGCGCGCGCGCAGGCCGAAACGAGCAACCCGTCCTTCGACAAGGCCCTGGCGGGCGCGCTGGTGAAGTTCCTGTCCCTCAACGCGACGGTGGAGGCGCGCACGAAGCCCGCGGGCGCCACGGTGTTCATCGACGGCGTGAAGATGGGCGTGACGCCGTACTCCACGGAGGTGCTGCCGGGCGAGCACACCTTCCGATTCGAGCTGGCGTCGCACCTGCCCAGCGAAGCGACGCGCGTCGTCGCCTCGCGCGAGCACATCACGCTCGAGCCCGCCCTGGAGAAGGTGCCGGCGCGCCTGGTGGTGAAGGCGCTGCCGGAGGGCGCCGAAATCTACGTGGACGGGGAGCGCGTGGGCACGGACGCCGTGGACCGGGGCGTCCAGCCCGGGACGCGCACGCTGCGGCTCGCGCTGGAGGGCTATGAGCCCCAGGAGGTCCAGGCGGAGATCGCCCCGGGCGCGACGTACACGCTGGAGCGCGCGCTCAAGCCCACGTCCATGCAGGCCTTCAAGCTGGCCATGCGCCGGCGCCAGGAGGCGACGCTGGCGCGCCACAGCTACCTGGAGGCGTCCTACGAGCTGACGACCCTGACCTCCGACACGCTGGAGACCCGCCCCATGGGCTCCAATGGCGGACTGGACGCGGTGCGCACCCAGAACGTGCGCTCGCCGGGCAAGCGGAGGATGCGCGGCCTGGGGCTCGAGTACGGCCACTACGGCCAGTACTTCGGCGTCATGTTCGTGGGCACCACCTGGTACTCGACGGGCGACACGTGGACGGTGGGCGTCAACGTCCCGCCGGGCGTGGAGGGTCCTGGCGTCGACGGGCTCACGCAGTTCGACACGAAGGTGCAGATGCTGTCCTTGCGCGCGCTGCAGCCCCAGCTGCGCTACGTGGTGGGGCCGGTGTCGTTCGCCATCCAGGCGGGCGTCGAGGTCCGGGGCCTGCTGATGGAGGAGGAGGACGACGGCTCCGGACTGTCGCCGCGGTTCAAGGACGGGCTGTACGCCATCGACGTGCACGCGGGCGGACAGGCCACCGCGCGCGTCTTCATCTACGAGGGGCTGTATCTCTCCGCCGCGTACCAGCGGGGCTTCTCGCTGCTGTCGAAGATCTCCGGGACGAGCAACTTCCGTGGAGGGGTGGGCTATGCGTTCTGA
- a CDS encoding MnmC family methyltransferase — MSADANPRDGDFELVTLRNGSRAVRHLGHGEVMHPSVGPWKEALGLYVEQPRLAERLRQPGAPLVIHDVGLGAATNAVAALTCARELGAERRRPLEVVSFEVDLAPLRLALADPEGFPFLQPFRAAAEALMRDGVWESEGLRWRLYLGDAVPFLDGALPVADLVYFDPFSPASNPDMWTEGVLARVRRHCREDGEGALLLTYSAATPTRVTLLLAGFFVGAGAATGTKGETTVAATRRESLESPLAERWLERWKRSSSRAPHGAQLTPELEARVLAHPQWR; from the coding sequence GTGAGCGCCGACGCCAATCCGCGAGACGGGGACTTCGAGCTCGTCACGCTGCGCAACGGCTCGCGCGCCGTGCGGCACCTGGGGCATGGCGAGGTGATGCACCCGTCCGTGGGCCCGTGGAAGGAGGCCCTGGGGCTCTACGTCGAGCAGCCCCGGCTGGCGGAGCGGCTGCGACAGCCGGGAGCGCCGCTGGTCATCCATGACGTGGGCCTGGGCGCCGCCACCAACGCGGTGGCCGCGCTGACGTGCGCGCGCGAGCTGGGCGCCGAGCGGCGACGCCCGCTGGAGGTGGTCAGCTTCGAGGTGGATCTGGCGCCGCTGCGGCTGGCGCTGGCGGACCCCGAGGGCTTCCCCTTCCTCCAGCCGTTCCGCGCCGCGGCCGAGGCGCTCATGCGCGACGGCGTGTGGGAGTCGGAAGGCCTGCGCTGGCGGCTGTACCTGGGGGACGCGGTGCCGTTCCTGGACGGGGCGCTGCCCGTGGCGGACCTCGTGTACTTCGACCCGTTCTCTCCCGCGTCGAATCCGGACATGTGGACGGAAGGGGTGCTCGCGCGCGTGCGGCGTCATTGCCGGGAGGACGGGGAGGGGGCGCTCCTGCTCACGTACAGCGCGGCGACGCCGACGCGGGTGACGCTGCTGCTGGCGGGGTTCTTCGTGGGCGCGGGCGCGGCCACGGGGACGAAGGGGGAGACGACGGTTGCCGCCACGCGGCGCGAGTCGCTGGAGTCGCCCCTGGCCGAGCGCTGGCTGGAGCGGTGGAAGCGCTCGTCGTCCCGCGCTCCACACGGCGCGCAGCTGACGCCGGAGCTCGAGGCGCGGGTGCTCGCTCATCCGCAGTGGCGCTGA